TGGGACCAGCAGTGGTCGCTGCGCATCCAGCAGGTCCTGGCGCACGAGAGCGACCTGCTGGAGTACGAGGACATCTTCGAGGGCTCGCACGTCATCGAGGCGAAGGTCGCGGGGCTGGTCGAGGAGTCCCTCGCGGAGATCGAGCGGATCCAGAAGATGGGCGGCGCGATGGCCGCCGTCGAGTCCGGCTACCTCAAGTCGCAGCTCGTCTCCTCGCACGCCGAGCGCCGGGCTCGTATCGAGTCCGGGCAGGAGAAGATCATCGGCGTCAACATCTTCGAGACGACGGAGCCGAATCCCCTGACGGCGGATCTCGACACGGCCATCCAGACGGTCGACCCGGCCGTCGAGGCCCGTGTCATCGCCTCGCTCCAGCACTGGCGTGACACCCGCTACCAGCCGCCCTTCAACCACCCGCGCCCGTGCAAGGCGCTGGAGAAGCTGAAGGAGGCCGCGAAGGGCACCGCCAACCTCATGGAGGCCACCCTGGAGTGCGCCCGCGCCGGTGTCACGACCGGCGAGTGGGCCGGGGCCCTGCGCGAGGTGTTCGGCGAGTTCCGGGCGCCGACCGGCGTGTCGTCGGCCCCGGTGGCGGTCCCCGCCGAGGAGGGCTCGGCCATGTCCGAGGTGCGCCGCAAGGTCGACCTGACGGCCAAGGACCTCGGCGTCGGCAAGCTCCGCTTCCTCGTCGGCAAGCCCGGCCTGGACGGGCACTCCAACGGCGCCGAGCAGATCGCCGTGCGGGCCCGTGACGCCGGGTTCGAGGTGGTCTACCAGGGCATCCGCCTGACGCCCGGGCAGATCGTGGACGCGGCCCTCGCGGAGGACGTGCACGCGGTCGGCCTGTCGATCCTCTCCGGCTCGCACGCGCAGCTGGTGCCGGACGTGCTGGAACGGCTCCGTGTGGCCGGTGCCACAGATATACCCGTCATCGCCGGTGGGATCATCCCCAATGGCGACGCCGAGCAGCTCAGGGCTGCGGGCGTGGCCGCGGTCTTCACCCCGAAGGACTTCGACATCACCGGCATCATCGGCCGCATCGTCGACGAGATCCGGAAAGCGAACAAGCTCGACCCCCTGGAGGTCCCCGCATGACCACGCCCGTCAACCGTCTGCGTCCGCGGCGCTCCTGCCTCGCGGTCCCGGGAAGCAATCCCCGCTTCCTGGAGAAGGCGCAGGGCCTCCCGGCCGACCAGGTCTTCCTCGACCTGGAGGACGCGTGCGCGCCGCTCGCCAAGCCCGAGGCGCGGCACACCATCGTCAAGTTCCTCAACGAGGGCGACTGGACGGGCAAGACGAGGGTCGTGCGCGTCAACGACTGGACGACCGAGTGGACGTACCGCGATGTCGTCACGGTCGTCGAGGGTGCCGGCCAGAACCTCGACTGCATCATGCTGCCGAAGGTGCAGACGGCTGAGCAGATCGTCGCCCTCGACCTCCTGCTGACCCAGATCGAGAAGACGATGGGCTTCGAGGTCGGCAAGATCGGCATCGAAGCCCAGATCGAGAACGCCCAGGGTCTGAACAACGTCAACGAGATCGCGACGGCCTCCCAGCGCGTCGAGACGATCATCTTCGGCCCGGCCGACTTCATGGCGTCGATCAACATGAAGTCGCTCGTCGTGGGCGAGCAGCCGCCCGGCTACCCGGCGGACGCCTACCACTACATCCTGATGAAGATCCTGATGGCCGCCCGCGCCAACAACCTCCAGGCGATCGACGGCCCCTACCTCCAGATCCGCAACATCGACGGCTACCGCGAGGTCGCCCAGCGCGCCGCCGCCCTCGGCTTCGACGGCAAGTGGGTGCTGCACCCGGGCCAGGTCGAGGCGTCCAACGAGATCTTCTCGCCCTCTCAGGAGGACTACGACCACGCCGAGCTGATCCTGGACGCGTACGACTACTACACGTCCGAGGCGGGCGGCAAGAAGGGCTCCGCGATGCTCGGCGACGAGATGATCGACGAGGCCAGCCGCAAGATGGCCCTGGTCATCTCCGGCAAGGGCCGCGCCGCCGGCATGCAGCGCACCAGCAAGTTCGAGATCCCGGAGGCCTGACCGCCATGCAGTTCGGACGCACCTACGAGGAGTTCGAGGTCGGGGCGACGTACAAGCACTGGCCGGGCAAGACGGTCACGGAGTACGACGACCACCTGTTCTGTCTCCTCACCATGAACCACCACCCGCTCCACATGGACACGAACTATGCGGAGAAGACGACGGACTTCGGCAAGAACGTCGTCGTCGGCAACTACATCTACTCCCTCCTGCTCGGCATGAGCGTGCCGGACATCTCCGGCAAGGCGATCGCCAACCTGGAGATCGAGTCGCTCAAGCACGTGGCGCCGACCTTCCACGGCGACACGATCTACGGCCAGACGACCGTGCTCGACAAGTGGCCGTCGAAGTCGAAGAACGACCGCGGCATCGTCTACGTCGAGACCAAGGGCTACAAGCAGGACGGCACGCTGGTCTGTGTCTTCCGCCGCAAGGTCATGGTCCCCACCGAGACCTACATCAAGGAGCGCGGTGGCGAGCAGCCCGGCCGCCCGGAGCTGCTGGACATTTCAAAGCGAGAGCAGGAGAAGTAGTCATGGCGCGACTCGCCCAGACCGCCGGTCTGACCGACATTCAGCAGGAGATCCTCTCCACCGTCCGCGACTTCGTGGACAAGGAGATCATCCCGGTCGCGACCGAGCTGGAGCACCGCGACGAGTACCCGCAGCAGATCGTCGACGGCCTCAAGGAACTGGGCCTCTTCGGCCTGATGATCCCCGAGGAGTACGGCGGTCTGGGCGAGTCGCTCCTGACGTACGCGCTGTGCGTCGAGGAGATCGCCCGCGGCTGGATGTCGGTCTCCGGCATCATCAACACGCACTTCATCGTGGCGTACATGCTCAAGCAGCACGGCACGCAGGAGCAGAAGGACCACTTCCTGCCGCGCATGGCGGCCGGCGACATCCGCGGCGCCTTCTCGATGTCGGAGCCGGGCCTGGGCTCCGACGTGTCGGCCATCACGTCGAAGGCGGTGAAGGACGGCGAGGAGTACGTCCTGAACGGCCAGAAGATGTGGCTGACGAACGGCGGAACGTCGTCTCTGGTCGCCGTACTCGTCCGAAGTGACGAAGGACACCCCGAGGGCACCGCGCCCCACAAGTCGATGACGACCTTCCTGGTGGAGAAGGAGCCCGGCTTCGGAGAGGTCCGCCCCGGCCTCACCATCCCGGGCAAGATCGACAAGATGGGCTACAAGGGCGTCGACACGACCGAGCTCATCATGGACGGCCTGCGAATTCCGGCCAATCGGGTACTCGGTGGCGTAACGGGCCGAGGTTTTTACCAGATGATGGACGGCGTCGAAGTCGGGCGCGTCAATGTGGCGGCGCGTGGCTGTGGCGTCGCTCAGCGTGCGTTCGAACTCGGCGTCCAGTACGCCCAGCAGCGGCACACCTTCGGCAAACCGATCGCCCAGCACCAGGCGATCCAGTTCAAGCTGGCCGAGATGGCTACCAAGGTCGAGGCCGCGCATGCCATGATGGTGAACGCGGCACGCAAAAAGGATTCAGGGGAACGAAACGACCTTGAGGCTGGGATGGCGAAGTACCTCGCCTCCGAGTACTGCAAGGAGGTCGTGGAGGATGCCTTCCGGATCCACGGCGGCTACGGCTTCTCCAAGGAGTACGAGATCGAGCGCCTCTACCGTGAGGCTCCGATGCTGCTTATCGGTGAAGGTACCGCCGAGATCCAGAAAATGATCATCGGTCGCAGGTTGCTCGAAGAGTATCGGTTCCAAGGCTGATTGTCCGCATGCGGGGTGTTTTCTTGGAGAAGAAGATCACACCCCGTCAGCACTCTTCAGTCGCCGACTCGACTTCCTGGCTTGCCCAGTTGTGGCCCGCGACCGGTACGATCCCGGGAAAGCCGCCGTCCCCTGATACCGCGCGGCATCATCCGCTACGAAGGTCATCCATGCCCCACAGCCAAACCTCTGCACCACGCGACAGCCAGGTCGGCGGCGTACGCCTCGCGCGCGGAGCATCGCCGTGGCTTCTCCCGACCGTCGCCACCGCAGCCGTCAGCCTGCTGCGCGCACGCCGCTCCGGCGTCGCCAAGGCCGTCGCCGTGCCCGCCACCGCTCTCGCGGCGGGCATGCTGTGGTTCTTCCGCGACCCCGAGCGCGAGATCGCCCAGGGCCGGGTCATCTCGCCCGCCGACGGTGTGGTGCAGAGCATCATGCCGTGGAAGGACGGCCGCACCCGCGTCGCGATCTTCATGAGCCCGCTCAACGTCCACGTGAACCGCGCGCCGCTCTCCGGCACGGTCACGTCCGTGGAGCACATCCCCGGCGGGTTCGTTCCGGCGTTCAACAAGGAGAGCGAGAACAACGAGCGCGTTGTCTGGCACTTCGACACCGAACTCGGCGACATCGAGATGGTCCAGATCGCCGGCGCGGTGGCCCGTCGCATCGTCCCCTACATCCCGCAGGGCACGAAGGTCGAGCAGGGCGACCGCATCGGTCTGATCCGCTTCGGCTCGCGTGTCGACATCTACCTGCCCGAGGGCGTGGAGGTCGCGGTCGAGGTGGGGCAGAAGACCGTGGCTGGGGTGACTCGCATTGACCGTGATTGATCCTGATACCCAGGCGGGGTGGGTGCCCGAGGCCGACGAGGTGGACGAAGAAGAGGAGATGCCCCTCTCTCTCCGCCTGTCGATAGCGGACACTCTCACCCTCGGCAACGCCACGTGCGGCTTCATGGCGGTGTACTTCACCACCACCGGCATCCTGATCCCGCACCTCTCGGGTGACTATTCGGGCATGGCCCGCAACAGCGCGGCCACGGCCGTAATACTGATGCTGTGCGCGGCTGTCTTCGACCTGTTCGACGGCCTGGTGGCGAGGAAGCTGCGCTCCTCCCCCATGGGCGCGGAGCTGGACAACCTCTCCGACCTGATCAGCTTCGGGCTGGCGCCGGCGTACTTCGTCCTCGTCTACGGCATGGTCGCCAACGACGCGCACCAGCGGGTGGCGGCGGTCGGGGCGATCGTGGTTCTGCTGGCGGTGGTGCTGAGACTCGCGCGCTTCTCGTGCGTGACCGTCCCGAACGGCATGTTCCAGGGCATGCCCTCGCCGTTCGGGGCGCTGACCGTGGTCTCGATCGTGCTTCTCGAGCTGCCCTTCGTGGCGACGCTGCTGGCGATCCTGGGCACGGCCTGGCTGATGGTGAGCCGCGTGGAGTACCCGAAGCCGCGGGGCCGACTCGCGGTGGCGATGCTGTCCTGGATCGTCGTGTCGATGGGCCTGCTGGCGGCCTGGGCCTTCGACGCCCCGAGCGGCCAGCTCCTCCTCCAGACGGGCTGCGCGCTGCAGCTGGTCATGGGCGCGGTGATCCCCCTGTTCGCCACGGCCCGCCGGGTGAACAACTTCCGCGACAACCGGCGTGAGGCGCGGGCGGCGCAGCTGCCGTAGCGCTCCGCTGGGTGGGGCCCCGGACCGGGTTGGTTCGGGGCCCTTCGCATGTCGCCCCCGCCGCCCCTACCCGTCCCATCCCTGGAGGCCTGCCGCCCCCAGACCCCCGCTTCGGCCCTGAACGGGCCTCGTCCTCAAACGCCGGACAGGCTATAACCAGTCCCTCCGGCGTTTTGAGGAGCCAGGATGGGGCGAGAGAACGTGGGCTAGGCCAGGAAGTCCCGTGCGATCCGCTCCGCCGAGCGCTCCAGGATCGGCCCCGCCTCCGCGATGCACTTCGCGACGTCGGGCTCGACCTCCGTCAGCGGGTACGCCCGGCGGATCCCTGCCCGGCCCAGCGCCTCCGGCGGAAGGGCCAGACGCCCGCATACGGCGACGACCTCCTTGCCGGCCGCGCGGGCGGCGGCAGCGACGCCGGCCGGGGCCTTGCCGTGCAGTGTCTGCTCGTCCAGGGAGCCCTCGCCGGTGATGACCAGATCGGCCCGCTCCAGCGCGGGCGCGAAGCCCAGGACGTCCAGCATGACCTCGATGCCGGCGCGGAAACGGGCGCCGAGGAGGAGCGCGCCGTAGCCGATGCCGCCCGCGGCACCGGCCCCGGGCGCGGCGGCATGCTCGGCGGCCTTGGGGCCGACCGACTCCTCCAGGATCTTCGCGTAGTGCGCGAGGGCCGCGTCCAGCGTCGCCACGTCGTCCGGCGAAGCCCCCTTCTGCGGGCCGTACACCGCCGGTGCGCCCTTCGGGCCGGTCAGCGGGTTGTCGACGTCGCTGGCGAGTACCAGCTCGACCGAGGCCAGCCTCGGATCCAGGCCGGAGAGGTCCGCGGTGGCCAGGTCACCCAGGCCCCCGCCGCCCGGCGCCACCGGCTCCCCGTCGGCGTCCAGGAAGCGCGCGCCCAGCGCGGTCAGCATGCCGGCGCCGCCGTCCGTGGTGGCGCTGCCGCCGACGCCGAACACGATCGTGCGGGCGCCGGCGTCCAGCGCGGCCCGCAGGAGTTCGCCGGAGCCGTACGTGGATGCGGTGAGCGGCGCGAAGACGCCGGCGGGCAGCCGTTGCAGGCCGCTCGCCTCCGCCATCTCCACGACCGCCGTGTCGCCGCGCAGCGCGAACGCCGCCGTCACCTCGTGCCCGAGGGGCCCGGCGACGCGTACCTCCCGCCGCTCGAAGCCGGCCGCGACCGCCGCGTCCACGGTCCCGTCGCCGCCGTCGGCCACGGGCATGGCCTCGACCGCCAGGCCCGGCACCACCCGGCGCAGACCGGCCGTCACCCGCTCGGCGACCTGCACGGCCGTGAGCGAGCCCTTGAACTTGTCCGCGGCGATGAGCACCCTGTGGGCACCGTTCACTGCAGCGTCCGCCACCTTGTCTTCCCCTTGCTCTCCGGGCCCCGCACAGGTGGGGGCCAGTCGCGCCGCTGCGACCTTAACCGGAGGACGCCCCCGCCGTCATGCGCCGACCGGACCCTGAGAACGCCGTACGAGCGCCCTACGGACGTCCTGCGCGCCCGCTGTGCGGACGGCCGGACCCCGCGCGAACGCCCCCGGAATTGGGTAAACCGGTCCTATGACCCCTGTGGGCACTGAGCCAGAGCTCGCCGACCGCGTCCTCGGGGGCTGGCTGGGCCGGATCGCGGGCAACATGCTCGGCAAGCCGGTCGAGCAGGGCGACCTGTGGACGCGGGACCGTATCGATCAGTATCTGCGGCAGGCCGCCGCCCTGCCCCTCACCGACTATCTTCCCGAGCCGATCAGCGAGGACGACGGCTTCGAGCTGCGCCCCGAGTGGCGCCAGTGCGTGCGCGGCCGGATCCACGGCAGCTGCCGCGACGACGACGTCGACTACGCGATCCTCGGCCTCGACCTGCTGGAGACCCACGGCTTCGGCTTCAGCACCGAGCAGGTCGGCGACCTGTGGCTGCTGCGGCTGCCGTATCTGCAGACCTTCACGGCGGAGCGGGCCGCGTACCGCAACCTCGCCAACGGTCTGAAACCGCCGCTCACCGCGACGTACGAGAACCCGTACCAGGAGTGGATCGGCGCCCTCATCCGCGCCGACATCTACGGCTGGACCTGCCCGGGCGCCCCGCGCCGCGCCGCCTCCCTCGCCCGCCGGGACGCGGTGCTGTCGCACACCGGCAACGGCGTGTACGGGGCGATGTGGGCGGCGGCGCTCGTCGCGGCGGCGTTCACGGCGCCCACGGTCCGGCAGGCCGTCGACCGGGCACTCGCCGTCATCCCGGCGAGCAGCCGCCTCGCCCGCACCGTACGCCGGGTTGTCTCGCTCCACGACACCCGGATGACCTGGGAGGACACGCTCACCACGGTCGCCGAGGAGACCGCCGGGCTCGGCTGGATCCACACCGTCCCGAACGCCGCCGTGCTCACCGCCGGGCTCCTGTACGGCGACGGCGACTTCACCCGCACCATCACCCTCACCGTGCGCGGCGGGCTGGACACCGACTCGAACGGGGCGACGGCCGGTTCGGTGGCGGGTGT
Above is a window of Streptomyces sp. DT2A-34 DNA encoding:
- the pssA gene encoding CDP-diacylglycerol--serine O-phosphatidyltransferase, with translation MPEADEVDEEEEMPLSLRLSIADTLTLGNATCGFMAVYFTTTGILIPHLSGDYSGMARNSAATAVILMLCAAVFDLFDGLVARKLRSSPMGAELDNLSDLISFGLAPAYFVLVYGMVANDAHQRVAAVGAIVVLLAVVLRLARFSCVTVPNGMFQGMPSPFGALTVVSIVLLELPFVATLLAILGTAWLMVSRVEYPKPRGRLAVAMLSWIVVSMGLLAAWAFDAPSGQLLLQTGCALQLVMGAVIPLFATARRVNNFRDNRREARAAQLP
- a CDS encoding MaoC family dehydratase, translated to MQFGRTYEEFEVGATYKHWPGKTVTEYDDHLFCLLTMNHHPLHMDTNYAEKTTDFGKNVVVGNYIYSLLLGMSVPDISGKAIANLEIESLKHVAPTFHGDTIYGQTTVLDKWPSKSKNDRGIVYVETKGYKQDGTLVCVFRRKVMVPTETYIKERGGEQPGRPELLDISKREQEK
- a CDS encoding phosphatidylserine decarboxylase, producing MPHSQTSAPRDSQVGGVRLARGASPWLLPTVATAAVSLLRARRSGVAKAVAVPATALAAGMLWFFRDPEREIAQGRVISPADGVVQSIMPWKDGRTRVAIFMSPLNVHVNRAPLSGTVTSVEHIPGGFVPAFNKESENNERVVWHFDTELGDIEMVQIAGAVARRIVPYIPQGTKVEQGDRIGLIRFGSRVDIYLPEGVEVAVEVGQKTVAGVTRIDRD
- a CDS encoding CoA ester lyase, coding for MTTPVNRLRPRRSCLAVPGSNPRFLEKAQGLPADQVFLDLEDACAPLAKPEARHTIVKFLNEGDWTGKTRVVRVNDWTTEWTYRDVVTVVEGAGQNLDCIMLPKVQTAEQIVALDLLLTQIEKTMGFEVGKIGIEAQIENAQGLNNVNEIATASQRVETIIFGPADFMASINMKSLVVGEQPPGYPADAYHYILMKILMAARANNLQAIDGPYLQIRNIDGYREVAQRAAALGFDGKWVLHPGQVEASNEIFSPSQEDYDHAELILDAYDYYTSEAGGKKGSAMLGDEMIDEASRKMALVISGKGRAAGMQRTSKFEIPEA
- a CDS encoding acyl-CoA dehydrogenase family protein; the encoded protein is MARLAQTAGLTDIQQEILSTVRDFVDKEIIPVATELEHRDEYPQQIVDGLKELGLFGLMIPEEYGGLGESLLTYALCVEEIARGWMSVSGIINTHFIVAYMLKQHGTQEQKDHFLPRMAAGDIRGAFSMSEPGLGSDVSAITSKAVKDGEEYVLNGQKMWLTNGGTSSLVAVLVRSDEGHPEGTAPHKSMTTFLVEKEPGFGEVRPGLTIPGKIDKMGYKGVDTTELIMDGLRIPANRVLGGVTGRGFYQMMDGVEVGRVNVAARGCGVAQRAFELGVQYAQQRHTFGKPIAQHQAIQFKLAEMATKVEAAHAMMVNAARKKDSGERNDLEAGMAKYLASEYCKEVVEDAFRIHGGYGFSKEYEIERLYREAPMLLIGEGTAEIQKMIIGRRLLEEYRFQG
- a CDS encoding protein meaA; amino-acid sequence: MTERQPAEGKREKDRPWLMRTYAGHSTAEASNELYRRNLAKGQTGLSVAFDLPTQTGYDSDHILARGEVGRVGVPVAHLGDMRRLFQDIPLEQMNTSMTINATAMWLLALYQVVAEEQGADITKLQGTTQNDIVKEYLSRGTHVFPPGPSLRLTTDMIAYTVSHIPKWNPINICSYHLQEAGATPVQEIAYAMSTAIAVLDAVRDSGQVPAEKFGDVVARISFFVNAGVRFIEEMCKMRAFGRIWDQVTRERYGIENPKQRRFRYGVQVNSLGLTEAQPENNVQRIVLEMLAVTLSKDARARAVQLPAWNEALGLPRPWDQQWSLRIQQVLAHESDLLEYEDIFEGSHVIEAKVAGLVEESLAEIERIQKMGGAMAAVESGYLKSQLVSSHAERRARIESGQEKIIGVNIFETTEPNPLTADLDTAIQTVDPAVEARVIASLQHWRDTRYQPPFNHPRPCKALEKLKEAAKGTANLMEATLECARAGVTTGEWAGALREVFGEFRAPTGVSSAPVAVPAEEGSAMSEVRRKVDLTAKDLGVGKLRFLVGKPGLDGHSNGAEQIAVRARDAGFEVVYQGIRLTPGQIVDAALAEDVHAVGLSILSGSHAQLVPDVLERLRVAGATDIPVIAGGIIPNGDAEQLRAAGVAAVFTPKDFDITGIIGRIVDEIRKANKLDPLEVPA
- a CDS encoding glycerate kinase, translated to MLIAADKFKGSLTAVQVAERVTAGLRRVVPGLAVEAMPVADGGDGTVDAAVAAGFERREVRVAGPLGHEVTAAFALRGDTAVVEMAEASGLQRLPAGVFAPLTASTYGSGELLRAALDAGARTIVFGVGGSATTDGGAGMLTALGARFLDADGEPVAPGGGGLGDLATADLSGLDPRLASVELVLASDVDNPLTGPKGAPAVYGPQKGASPDDVATLDAALAHYAKILEESVGPKAAEHAAAPGAGAAGGIGYGALLLGARFRAGIEVMLDVLGFAPALERADLVITGEGSLDEQTLHGKAPAGVAAAARAAGKEVVAVCGRLALPPEALGRAGIRRAYPLTEVEPDVAKCIAEAGPILERSAERIARDFLA
- a CDS encoding ADP-ribosylglycohydrolase family protein is translated as MTPVGTEPELADRVLGGWLGRIAGNMLGKPVEQGDLWTRDRIDQYLRQAAALPLTDYLPEPISEDDGFELRPEWRQCVRGRIHGSCRDDDVDYAILGLDLLETHGFGFSTEQVGDLWLLRLPYLQTFTAERAAYRNLANGLKPPLTATYENPYQEWIGALIRADIYGWTCPGAPRRAASLARRDAVLSHTGNGVYGAMWAAALVAAAFTAPTVRQAVDRALAVIPASSRLARTVRRVVSLHDTRMTWEDTLTTVAEETAGLGWIHTVPNAAVLTAGLLYGDGDFTRTITLTVRGGLDTDSNGATAGSVAGVLTGAAAIPDQWTEPLEDTVRSAVFGFDGVRISELAERTVRLVEAEAEV